One Rhodospirillales bacterium genomic window carries:
- the addB gene encoding double-strand break repair protein AddB, which translates to MTGTAKTIYTIDPGIPFVDALARGIVARIAKEDPDDPMALARLIVLVPTRRAVRSLSEAFLRTQPVVPMLLPRMAALGDLDEDEILMSPGLTHMDDSLPPVIGGMRRQLKLARLVMEFGTHGWGQTPDAGQAAELALELARFLDQMETEGIPFTALNGLEMAENLADHWQKTLNFLEILTEYWPRELAEEDAIGPAEHRNRLLKAQSLAWQAHGPKGWVIAAGSTGSIPATADLLDAVAGLEQGCVVLPGLDRDMNDDGWDQLGESHPQFGLAHLLKRFGLSRANVADFETDWPHGLTSAAPVSRVRLLASALAPVPVTPELDPPDALEGLTWVDCPEPSSEAGVIALMMRKALETPGGTAALVTPDRALARRVASRLGRWEIDVDDSAGTPLGATKPAVFFLLLADMVATHFAPVALLSCLKHPLASGGEQTSVFRARVRELERLVLRGPRPAPGFGGITAQIKAAIEQAKATARPKLERLLVWFEGVSEMLAPLVTVMEDGTQPLGTLVSAHVVAAETMAGSDEQTGAERLWAGDDGEALASFVVDVREASAGFPPLGGNRYTGLLQALLSGRVVRPRYGRHPRLFIWGPLEARLQNADLMILGGLNEGAWPLDVGNDPWMSRPMRDTIGLPQPERRIGLSAHDFTQAFAAPEVVLTRAERVEGTPQVASRWLLRLANTLGRDGTAALKSKGALWLARVAAFDAALGIGTAEQSRPAPKPPVSARPRRLSVTQIETLQVNPYAIYARHVLELKPLDGIDADAGAAERGSFIHLALQTFVETWPKEMPPGGLEGAVDVLKEIGHDVFAPLRATPGFYALWWPRFERVAVWFAEHEIIRRAMLSPLGTESWGTLEFETSNGPFKLTGMADRIDREIASGTLGIVDYKTGKPPSARDQKTGFAPQLPLLAAMAQGGQFEGLEGAPVSELAYWQLSGGTPAGKKTPFAGNLDDAPMDALDGLKRLIDLFDDADWPYLARPIPGHEPRFDDYEHLARVLEWSTGGGDSE; encoded by the coding sequence ATGACGGGCACAGCAAAAACCATTTACACCATTGATCCGGGCATTCCTTTTGTGGATGCATTGGCGCGGGGCATTGTGGCCCGGATTGCCAAGGAAGACCCAGATGATCCAATGGCCCTTGCCCGTTTGATTGTTTTGGTGCCGACGCGCCGCGCCGTGCGCAGCCTGAGTGAGGCTTTTTTAAGAACCCAACCCGTGGTGCCGATGTTGCTGCCCAGAATGGCGGCATTGGGGGATCTGGATGAAGATGAGATTCTGATGTCTCCCGGGCTGACGCACATGGATGACAGCTTGCCGCCGGTTATTGGTGGCATGCGTCGCCAGTTGAAATTGGCGCGGCTGGTTATGGAATTTGGCACCCATGGTTGGGGGCAAACCCCCGATGCGGGCCAGGCGGCGGAATTGGCGTTGGAACTGGCCCGGTTTTTAGATCAGATGGAAACCGAAGGCATCCCTTTTACGGCCCTCAACGGCCTGGAAATGGCAGAAAACCTTGCAGATCATTGGCAAAAGACCCTCAATTTTTTGGAAATTCTGACCGAATACTGGCCCCGCGAACTGGCAGAAGAAGATGCCATTGGCCCCGCAGAGCATCGCAACCGATTGTTAAAGGCGCAGTCTTTGGCGTGGCAGGCCCATGGTCCAAAAGGATGGGTGATCGCCGCTGGGTCAACGGGGTCTATCCCGGCCACGGCCGATCTTCTTGACGCGGTTGCCGGGTTGGAACAGGGCTGTGTTGTCTTGCCGGGTCTTGATCGGGATATGAATGATGATGGCTGGGATCAATTGGGGGAAAGCCATCCCCAATTCGGGTTGGCCCATTTGCTTAAACGGTTTGGGTTGTCCCGGGCCAATGTTGCCGACTTTGAAACCGACTGGCCCCATGGATTGACAAGTGCCGCCCCGGTTTCCCGGGTGCGTCTGTTGGCATCCGCCCTCGCCCCTGTCCCTGTGACACCTGAACTTGATCCACCAGATGCACTGGAAGGCCTGACATGGGTGGATTGCCCAGAGCCCTCAAGTGAGGCCGGGGTGATTGCCCTGATGATGCGCAAAGCGCTGGAAACACCGGGTGGGACGGCGGCATTGGTGACACCGGACCGGGCGCTGGCCCGCAGGGTGGCATCGCGTCTTGGGCGCTGGGAGATTGATGTCGATGATTCCGCAGGAACGCCGCTGGGCGCAACGAAGCCCGCCGTGTTCTTTTTATTGTTGGCCGATATGGTTGCCACGCATTTTGCCCCCGTGGCGCTTTTATCCTGTCTTAAACATCCTTTGGCATCGGGGGGTGAACAGACCAGCGTCTTTCGTGCCCGGGTGCGTGAATTGGAACGGCTGGTGCTGCGCGGTCCCCGGCCTGCCCCGGGATTTGGTGGCATAACGGCACAAATCAAGGCCGCAATCGAGCAAGCCAAAGCGACTGCCCGCCCAAAACTGGAACGGCTCTTGGTCTGGTTTGAGGGTGTTTCGGAAATGTTGGCACCCCTTGTTACGGTTATGGAGGATGGCACCCAGCCCCTTGGCACGTTGGTTTCCGCCCATGTTGTGGCGGCGGAGACAATGGCTGGCAGTGATGAACAGACCGGTGCTGAACGGTTATGGGCGGGCGATGACGGCGAGGCGCTGGCGTCCTTTGTTGTGGACGTGCGCGAAGCATCCGCTGGTTTCCCGCCCCTTGGTGGCAATCGGTATACCGGTTTGTTGCAGGCTTTGCTGTCAGGCCGCGTGGTGCGCCCGCGCTATGGCCGCCATCCCCGGCTGTTTATCTGGGGGCCACTGGAAGCCCGGCTTCAAAATGCAGATCTGATGATTTTGGGGGGCCTGAACGAAGGGGCTTGGCCACTGGATGTTGGCAATGATCCGTGGATGAGCCGCCCCATGCGCGACACCATTGGCCTGCCTCAGCCAGAACGCCGCATTGGCCTTTCGGCCCATGATTTCACCCAGGCTTTTGCCGCACCTGAGGTCGTGCTGACCCGGGCAGAGCGGGTTGAGGGAACGCCTCAGGTGGCATCACGGTGGCTGCTCCGTCTTGCCAATACCCTTGGCCGAGATGGAACGGCGGCGTTGAAATCAAAGGGGGCCCTTTGGCTGGCCCGGGTGGCAGCGTTTGATGCCGCTTTGGGGATTGGCACGGCGGAACAATCCCGCCCGGCCCCAAAGCCGCCAGTATCGGCGCGCCCCCGGCGTTTGTCTGTGACCCAGATTGAAACCCTTCAGGTGAACCCCTATGCCATTTATGCACGCCATGTTTTGGAACTAAAACCCCTTGATGGGATTGATGCCGATGCGGGGGCGGCGGAACGGGGGTCCTTTATCCATCTTGCCCTCCAAACCTTTGTCGAAACCTGGCCCAAAGAAATGCCGCCGGGCGGCCTTGAGGGTGCGGTGGATGTTTTAAAAGAAATTGGCCATGACGTTTTTGCACCGCTGCGGGCCACACCGGGATTTTATGCCCTGTGGTGGCCCCGGTTTGAACGGGTGGCCGTGTGGTTTGCTGAACACGAAATCATCCGTCGCGCCATGCTTTCCCCATTGGGCACCGAAAGCTGGGGAACGTTAGAATTTGAAACATCCAATGGACCTTTCAAATTGACGGGTATGGCGGACCGCATCGATCGGGAAATCGCCAGTGGCACATTGGGAATCGTTGATTATAAAACCGGAAAGCCGCCTTCTGCCCGGGATCAAAAGACTGGGTTTGCGCCACAATTGCCATTGCTGGCGGCGATGGCACAGGGCGGCCAGTTTGAAGGATTAGAAGGCGCGCCGGTTTCGGAACTGGCCTATTGGCAATTATCGGGGGGCACCCCTGCTGGTAAGAAAACACCTTTTGCAGGTAATCTGGATGATGCCCCGATGGATGCGCTGGACGGGCTGAAAAGGCTGATTGATTTGTTTGATGATGCTGATTGGCCATATCTGGCGCGCCCCATTCCGGGCCATGAACCGCGCTTTGACGATTACGAACATCTTGCCCGGGTGCTGGAATGGTCGACAGGTGGTGGCGACAGTGAATAA
- a CDS encoding nucleotidyltransferase family protein: MSTANINQAMVLAAGLGLRLRPITDTRPKPLVVVAGQTILDRVLDALAAADVGRAVVNTHYLGAMIEDHVSGRTKPRLELSPETSLLETGGGIASALGHFGADPFYAINADIAWDEGGDGMALHKLAHAFQSNTMDAVLLVVPRAQAVGYQGVGDFYLDANGHLERRGNRETAPYVFTGLQVLNPALFDGCPDGAFSLNVLYDRAIAQGRLSGVKHTGRWFHIGDAQGLELAEAGLAERAP, encoded by the coding sequence ATGAGCACGGCCAACATTAATCAGGCAATGGTTTTGGCGGCGGGGCTGGGGCTTCGGCTGCGCCCCATTACGGACACACGGCCAAAGCCTTTGGTCGTGGTCGCCGGGCAGACCATTCTTGATCGCGTGCTGGATGCGTTGGCTGCCGCCGATGTGGGCCGGGCCGTGGTCAACACACATTATCTTGGGGCGATGATTGAAGATCATGTTTCCGGGCGCACGAAACCCCGGCTTGAACTTTCCCCCGAAACGTCCCTGTTGGAAACTGGTGGCGGCATTGCCTCAGCCCTTGGGCATTTCGGTGCTGATCCGTTTTATGCGATCAATGCCGATATCGCGTGGGATGAAGGGGGTGATGGCATGGCCCTGCATAAATTGGCCCATGCATTTCAAAGCAACACGATGGATGCAGTGTTGCTGGTGGTGCCCCGTGCCCAGGCGGTTGGTTATCAAGGTGTGGGGGATTTTTATCTTGATGCCAACGGGCATCTTGAACGGCGCGGTAACCGGGAGACCGCACCCTATGTCTTTACCGGGTTGCAGGTATTAAATCCGGCCCTGTTTGATGGCTGCCCCGATGGTGCGTTTTCCCTCAATGTTTTGTACGACCGTGCCATCGCACAGGGGCGTCTTTCGGGCGTTAAACACACCGGGCGTTGGTTCCATATCGGCGATGCCCAGGGACTGGAACTGGCCGAAGCCGGATTGGCTGAACGCGCACCATGA
- a CDS encoding phosphotransferase, whose protein sequence is MTETSPRIDVIEAFLEEAGFGAAKIEWLPVDASYRRYGRLQSGSAHGQILLMDAPPGQEDVRPWVRVARHLRGLGLNAPEIIASDENAGLLIIEDFGSDTFTQLLNRGEDEAQLYDLAVDVLVALHGMGQDKTVPSWLEPYDDDRLLDEAALFIDWYLPAISGQAINDDQRTEYLELWRDVLGLARGMPQTLVLRDYHVDNLMRVGGQSGISACGLLDFQDALAGPGAYDFVSLIHDARRDISPEIIARASSRYFDGMGLSAPSDREEFMAASAMLSGGRNAKIIGIFTRLMMRDKKPAYLAHIPRVWRLLERDLAHPSMAALANWFNVNVPRDLRTTPKFLEQLK, encoded by the coding sequence GTGACCGAAACCAGCCCGCGCATCGACGTCATTGAGGCCTTTTTAGAAGAGGCCGGTTTTGGGGCGGCCAAGATTGAATGGTTGCCCGTTGATGCGTCGTATCGCCGTTATGGGAGGCTTCAATCTGGCAGCGCGCATGGGCAGATATTGTTGATGGATGCCCCGCCGGGCCAAGAAGATGTCCGCCCCTGGGTCAGGGTTGCGCGCCACCTTCGGGGGCTGGGCTTAAACGCCCCTGAAATTATTGCCAGCGATGAAAACGCCGGTCTTTTGATCATCGAAGATTTTGGCAGTGATACTTTCACACAGCTTTTGAACCGGGGCGAAGACGAAGCCCAGTTGTACGATCTGGCAGTCGATGTTTTGGTCGCCCTTCATGGCATGGGTCAGGATAAGACCGTGCCATCATGGCTTGAACCCTATGATGATGACCGCCTTCTGGATGAGGCTGCGCTGTTTATAGACTGGTACCTGCCAGCCATTTCGGGCCAGGCCATTAATGATGACCAACGCACAGAATATCTGGAACTTTGGCGCGACGTTTTGGGGCTGGCCCGGGGGATGCCCCAAACCTTGGTGTTGCGCGATTATCACGTGGACAATTTGATGCGCGTGGGCGGACAAAGCGGGATTTCGGCGTGTGGGTTGCTGGATTTTCAGGATGCCCTTGCGGGGCCGGGGGCTTATGATTTTGTCTCTTTGATCCATGATGCCAGACGCGATATTTCCCCGGAAATTATTGCCCGCGCAAGCAGCCGTTATTTTGATGGGATGGGTTTAAGTGCCCCGTCTGATCGCGAAGAATTTATGGCGGCATCTGCAATGTTGTCTGGTGGGCGCAATGCAAAGATCATTGGCATCTTTACCCGGCTGATGATGCGGGATAAAAAACCGGCCTACCTTGCCCATATCCCAAGGGTTTGGCGGCTTTTGGAACGTGATCTGGCGCATCCGTCTATGGCCGCACTGGCAAACTGGTTTAATGTCAATGTGCCCCGTGATTTGCGGACCACGCCTAAATTTCTGGAACAACTTAAATGA
- the tsaE gene encoding tRNA (adenosine(37)-N6)-threonylcarbamoyltransferase complex ATPase subunit type 1 TsaE, with protein MIEISLPDLDATMALAAQIAPFLEAGDVVGLEGSLGAGKTTFARDLIGAMAAHYGADPVGEVPSPTFTLVQVYETGGAPVWHFDLYRLRAPEDALELGIEEAFSEAISLIEWSSKLGNYMPHDWLEIRLEIKGEFSRHGQIIGHGLRGEAIETAFKEVLS; from the coding sequence ATGATTGAAATTTCACTGCCCGATCTTGATGCGACCATGGCCCTGGCGGCCCAAATTGCGCCCTTTTTGGAAGCAGGGGATGTGGTTGGCCTTGAAGGATCATTGGGGGCCGGAAAAACAACCTTTGCGCGCGATTTGATCGGCGCGATGGCCGCCCATTATGGTGCTGACCCTGTGGGCGAAGTGCCCAGCCCCACCTTTACGCTGGTTCAGGTCTATGAAACCGGTGGGGCACCGGTCTGGCATTTTGATCTGTACCGGTTGCGCGCACCCGAAGATGCGCTGGAACTTGGCATTGAAGAAGCGTTTTCCGAAGCCATATCGTTGATTGAATGGTCATCGAAGCTCGGAAATTATATGCCCCATGACTGGTTGGAAATCCGGCTGGAAATTAAGGGCGAATTTTCCCGCCATGGGCAAATTATTGGCCATGGGCTGCGCGGCGAAGCGATCGAAACCGCCTTTAAAGAGGTTTTATCGTGA
- a CDS encoding NAD(P)/FAD-dependent oxidoreductase produces the protein MPDGALETDVIIIGAGPAGLFAVFECGMLKMKCHVVDALEIQGGQCAALYPEKPIFDIPAWPKITGQDLIARLMEQAEPFEPVFHLGQQVETLTEISDGRLCLCTSNGTTIYARAVMIAGGAGAFGPNRPPIDGLAAFEGTSIFYLVARRDAFKGKRVAIAGGGDSAVDWALSLSDVAEHVYVIHRRDKFRAAPESVERMRALQSGGKVELVIPYQLSGLEGEGGQLSAVMVRAMDGNERKLDADILLPFFGLAADLGPIAQWGLDINHHQITADPATMETTRPGIFAIGDIATYPGKLKLILTGFSEAALAAHAAFKRVHPDESLHFEYSTTKGLPED, from the coding sequence ATGCCAGATGGGGCATTAGAAACAGATGTGATCATCATCGGTGCTGGGCCTGCGGGCCTGTTTGCCGTCTTTGAGTGCGGCATGCTGAAGATGAAATGCCATGTCGTTGATGCATTGGAAATTCAGGGTGGACAATGTGCGGCCCTGTACCCGGAAAAGCCCATCTTTGATATCCCGGCATGGCCGAAAATCACGGGACAAGACCTGATCGCCCGATTGATGGAACAAGCGGAACCATTTGAGCCGGTTTTTCATCTGGGCCAACAGGTAGAAACCCTGACCGAGATAAGCGATGGCCGCCTTTGCCTCTGCACATCAAACGGCACTACCATTTATGCCCGCGCAGTCATGATCGCCGGCGGGGCCGGTGCCTTTGGACCAAACCGCCCCCCCATAGACGGTTTGGCGGCATTTGAGGGCACCAGCATCTTCTATCTGGTTGCACGGCGTGATGCCTTCAAGGGCAAGCGCGTGGCCATTGCCGGCGGGGGCGATTCTGCCGTTGATTGGGCCTTGTCACTCAGCGATGTTGCCGAACATGTCTATGTCATTCATCGCCGCGACAAATTCCGCGCCGCCCCTGAAAGTGTCGAGCGGATGCGCGCGCTGCAATCGGGTGGAAAGGTAGAACTGGTCATCCCCTATCAGCTTTCAGGTCTTGAGGGTGAGGGCGGCCAACTTTCTGCCGTCATGGTTCGCGCCATGGATGGCAACGAGCGCAAACTGGATGCTGATATATTGCTGCCCTTTTTTGGCCTCGCCGCCGATCTTGGGCCCATTGCCCAATGGGGGCTTGATATCAATCACCACCAGATCACCGCTGACCCCGCGACCATGGAAACAACCAGGCCCGGCATTTTCGCCATTGGCGATATCGCCACCTATCCTGGAAAGCTGAAATTAATTCTGACCGGATTTTCCGAAGCTGCCCTGGCAGCCCACGCAGCCTTCAAACGGGTTCACCCCGATGAATCCCTGCATTTTGAATATTCCACCACCAAAGGGCTTCCCGAAGACTAG
- a CDS encoding PAS domain-containing protein, giving the protein MRGPDLSIVYCNDAYAHAVDQPTPEAAIAEGSEIAGGPMGWGKDLAEEARDGGAGRTRSTYVVMGGERCMLEITESPLVGGGYWSMAGFAIDCTDQDIARSELARHIASHGEVLESLGTGIVVFGPDTRLQFYNIAFARMWEYDPEWLRSLPTHGEMLEDLRARRAYPDQADFQAFKRQRMELYTSLIASQEEVIYLPDGRTFRMVINPHPLGGLLITVEDVTDRLTLERSYNTLIAVQSETLDHLHEGVVVFGSDSRLKLFNPAYARIWKLDSRMLRGEPRIHEIIDASQPLFKYDDNWEALREKLLSGVHDRTPRTGRFERADGSILDFSVVPLPDGALLFSYIDVTDSVTVQRALRERNDALLAADQLKSEFVTNVSYELRTPLNTIIGFTEILSNQYFGSLNERQGEYTRGVLEASQVLLALIDDILDLALIESGQLELEISQINIHAMLTQMTTLVQDKARKSEIALELECPEDIGTMAGDERRLKQALFNLVSNAIKYTPKGGLIRISALRTSAGLDFAVTDTGIGIAEEDQARVMGRFERGSSDRDERARGMGLGLALVKSFIELHDGQLSIASQVGEGTTVRFVIPVDDDVENAPDQ; this is encoded by the coding sequence GTGCGTGGACCCGATTTATCAATCGTCTATTGCAATGATGCGTATGCCCACGCCGTAGATCAACCAACACCAGAAGCCGCCATTGCCGAGGGCTCGGAAATTGCCGGGGGGCCAATGGGCTGGGGGAAAGATCTGGCAGAAGAAGCGCGCGATGGGGGGGCGGGAAGAACCCGGTCCACCTACGTTGTTATGGGCGGTGAACGGTGCATGCTGGAGATTACGGAATCGCCCCTTGTTGGCGGTGGCTATTGGTCCATGGCCGGGTTTGCCATTGATTGTACGGATCAAGACATCGCACGTTCGGAATTGGCGCGCCATATCGCATCTCATGGCGAGGTTTTGGAAAGCCTGGGCACGGGGATTGTGGTTTTTGGTCCCGATACCCGGTTGCAGTTTTACAACATCGCATTTGCGCGCATGTGGGAATATGACCCTGAATGGTTGCGGTCTTTGCCAACCCATGGAGAAATGTTGGAAGACCTTCGGGCCAGACGGGCATATCCCGATCAGGCTGATTTTCAGGCATTCAAGCGGCAACGGATGGAACTTTATACATCCCTGATCGCATCCCAAGAGGAAGTCATTTATCTGCCAGATGGGCGGACCTTCCGGATGGTTATCAACCCCCATCCCTTGGGCGGCCTTTTGATTACGGTCGAAGACGTGACCGATCGGCTGACGCTGGAACGGTCTTATAACACCTTGATCGCAGTGCAATCGGAAACCCTGGATCACCTTCACGAAGGCGTCGTGGTGTTCGGCTCAGACAGCCGGTTAAAATTATTCAATCCCGCTTACGCCCGCATCTGGAAGCTTGATTCCCGTATGTTGCGTGGAGAACCCCGCATTCACGAAATCATTGATGCATCACAACCCTTGTTTAAATATGACGATAATTGGGAAGCGTTGCGCGAAAAATTATTGTCAGGGGTCCATGACCGGACACCGCGCACGGGGCGTTTTGAGCGGGCAGATGGGTCCATCCTTGATTTCTCGGTGGTGCCTTTGCCCGATGGGGCATTGTTGTTCAGCTATATTGATGTGACCGATTCCGTCACCGTTCAGCGCGCGCTCAGGGAACGCAATGATGCATTGTTGGCGGCGGATCAGTTGAAATCTGAATTTGTTACCAATGTTTCGTATGAATTGCGCACGCCGCTTAATACCATTATTGGCTTCACCGAAATTCTGTCGAACCAGTATTTTGGTTCGCTCAATGAACGCCAAGGTGAATACACCCGGGGGGTTCTTGAGGCATCCCAGGTCTTGCTTGCCTTGATCGATGATATTCTGGATTTGGCATTGATCGAATCAGGGCAGTTGGAACTTGAAATTAGCCAGATCAACATCCATGCCATGCTGACTCAGATGACAACGCTGGTGCAGGATAAGGCCCGCAAGAGTGAAATAGCCCTTGAGCTGGAATGCCCCGAAGATATTGGCACCATGGCGGGCGATGAACGTCGCCTCAAACAGGCCCTGTTTAATTTGGTCAGCAATGCCATTAAGTACACTCCGAAAGGGGGACTGATCCGGATTTCAGCGCTTCGCACAAGTGCCGGTCTTGACTTTGCCGTGACCGACACCGGCATTGGCATTGCCGAAGAAGATCAAGCGCGGGTTATGGGACGGTTTGAACGCGGCAGCTCTGATCGTGATGAACGTGCCAGGGGCATGGGCCTTGGGTTGGCATTGGTCAAAAGCTTCATCGAACTTCATGATGGCCAGCTCTCTATTGCGTCACAAGTTGGCGAAGGCACAACCGTCCGGTTTGTGATCCCTGTCGATGATGATGTAGAAAACGCCCCAGACCAGTAG
- a CDS encoding adenosylhomocysteinase, protein MSLAEWGRKEVSIAETEMPGLMALREEYGKEQPLKDARIAGCLHMTIQTAVLIETLTHLGAEVRWSSCNIFSTQDQAAAAMAAAGIPVFAWKGETEEEAEWCIEQTITGPDGWHPNMILDDGGDLTKLMHDKYPKLMDDVKGISEETTTGVLRLFEMQTRAELMCPAINVNDSVTKSKFDNLYGCRESLIDGIKRATDVMLGGKTAVVAGYGDVGKGCAAALSGQGARVLVTEIDPICALQAAMEGFEVVTMENAAPRGDIFVTATGNVGIITIDHLRAMKDRAIVCNIGHFDSEIEVSALRNSNWDEIKPQVHEITKSDGKRLILLAEGRLVNLGCATGHPSFVMSFSFTNQVIAQIELWKNHATYKNEVYFLPKHLDEKVARLHLDHVGVGLTKLSQAQADYISVPVDGPFKPDHYRY, encoded by the coding sequence ATGAGCCTCGCCGAATGGGGGCGCAAGGAAGTATCCATTGCCGAGACTGAAATGCCGGGTCTTATGGCTTTGCGTGAAGAATATGGCAAGGAACAGCCGCTGAAGGACGCGCGCATTGCGGGTTGTCTGCATATGACCATCCAGACGGCGGTTTTGATTGAAACCCTGACCCATCTGGGTGCCGAGGTTCGGTGGAGTTCGTGCAACATTTTTTCAACCCAGGATCAGGCGGCTGCGGCCATGGCTGCGGCGGGCATTCCTGTGTTCGCCTGGAAGGGTGAAACCGAGGAAGAAGCCGAATGGTGCATTGAGCAGACCATTACCGGCCCCGATGGCTGGCATCCCAACATGATTTTGGATGATGGCGGCGATCTGACCAAACTGATGCATGACAAATATCCAAAATTGATGGATGACGTAAAAGGCATTTCAGAAGAAACCACCACCGGAGTCTTGCGTCTGTTTGAAATGCAAACCAGGGCGGAATTGATGTGCCCGGCCATCAACGTCAACGATTCGGTGACCAAGTCAAAATTCGACAATCTTTATGGTTGTCGGGAAAGCCTGATTGACGGCATCAAGCGTGCCACAGACGTCATGCTTGGTGGCAAGACGGCCGTGGTTGCGGGATATGGTGACGTGGGCAAGGGCTGTGCGGCCGCACTTTCAGGCCAGGGTGCACGTGTCCTTGTGACCGAAATTGATCCCATTTGCGCCCTTCAGGCTGCAATGGAAGGTTTTGAAGTTGTCACCATGGAAAATGCCGCACCCCGGGGCGATATTTTTGTAACCGCGACGGGCAATGTCGGCATCATCACCATTGATCATCTCCGCGCCATGAAGGATCGCGCCATTGTGTGTAACATTGGCCATTTCGATAGCGAGATTGAGGTCAGTGCATTGCGCAATTCGAACTGGGACGAAATTAAGCCCCAAGTTCATGAAATCACCAAATCCGATGGCAAGCGGTTGATCCTGCTGGCCGAAGGGCGGTTGGTTAATCTTGGTTGTGCAACAGGGCATCCCAGCTTTGTCATGAGCTTTTCATTCACCAATCAGGTCATTGCCCAGATTGAACTGTGGAAAAATCATGCAACCTATAAAAATGAAGTGTACTTCCTGCCCAAGCATCTGGATGAAAAAGTGGCCCGGTTGCATCTGGACCATGTTGGTGTCGGATTGACAAAACTGAGCCAGGCTCAGGCTGATTACATCTCTGTGCCCGTAGATGGCCCTTTCAAACCGGATCACTACCGGTACTAG
- a CDS encoding HPr family phosphocarrier protein, whose protein sequence is MWPPVSCAIPNRLKETRVAKSTSGKTTGSNNDGNSPISRTVIIASELGLHARPAAEFVKQAGQFDAQIEVSCKGNTVGGLSILGLMMLAASHETEVVISARGVDAPSALAVLGDLLEGQAPKAS, encoded by the coding sequence ATGTGGCCTCCAGTTTCTTGCGCGATTCCGAATAGGCTTAAGGAGACACGGGTGGCCAAAAGTACCAGTGGGAAAACAACAGGCAGCAACAATGATGGCAACAGCCCAATATCCCGCACCGTTATTATTGCCAGCGAATTAGGGCTTCATGCCCGCCCAGCCGCAGAATTTGTCAAACAAGCCGGTCAGTTCGACGCCCAAATAGAGGTCTCTTGTAAGGGGAACACCGTGGGGGGGCTGTCAATTCTGGGATTGATGATGCTGGCCGCGAGCCATGAAACAGAAGTGGTCATCTCTGCCCGTGGGGTTGATGCCCCATCTGCGCTGGCGGTTCTGGGCGATCTTCTTGAGGGCCAAGCCCCCAAAGCCAGCTAA
- a CDS encoding PTS sugar transporter subunit IIA: MATDKKSKGPGIGLVLVTHGVLAEALLDAMVHVVGPQENIAPICIGPDDEMGVRRAEIMEAIVRVEAGAGVIVMTDMFGGTPSNLALSALGEKGVEVVAGVNLPMLIKFASTRSVESLETAVVSIQEAGRKYINVASSFLRDSE, from the coding sequence ATGGCAACCGATAAAAAATCCAAGGGCCCAGGCATCGGGCTTGTTCTGGTTACCCATGGGGTATTGGCCGAAGCGTTGCTTGACGCCATGGTGCATGTTGTCGGTCCCCAGGAAAATATTGCACCCATTTGTATCGGTCCAGATGATGAAATGGGTGTGCGGCGTGCGGAAATCATGGAAGCGATTGTCCGTGTCGAAGCCGGGGCAGGCGTTATCGTCATGACGGATATGTTCGGGGGCACCCCATCCAATCTGGCGCTTTCAGCATTGGGCGAAAAAGGGGTTGAGGTGGTTGCCGGGGTTAACCTGCCCATGCTGATTAAATTCGCCAGCACCCGTTCGGTGGAATCTCTTGAAACCGCAGTTGTCAGCATTCAGGAAGCGGGGCGTAAATATATTAATGTGGCCTCCAGTTTCTTGCGCGATTCCGAATAG